AACAAATCTGAAGCGACAACGATCACACCCGCAACAGTTATTTCGAAAGCAAAAAGATTCAGCTCCTGAAATTCTTCCGATTCGAGACAGTCATCGCTGTTGCTCGGTGCTAAGTTCAGCCCAAATTCATTCAGGAGACCAGGGTGATGGGGATCCCTCTGGAATCTTCCGGCACGACACAACAGTCGTCTCGGAAGGAACCTGCGTTGCCGTCCACTGGACGTCGACCATCTGCACGACAGGGAGGGCGGCTAGCGACCGACTCCATCGGTTTTTATCTGAGCAGCATCGGACGTATTCCTCTGCTGACAGCAGCTGAAGAAATCGAGCTTGCACATCATGTGCAAGAGATGAAGCAACTTCAAGAGTTGCCAGAAGAGGAGCAGACCTCCCGACATCGGCACAAAATCCGCATGGGCAAACGGGCCCGAGACCGGATGATGGCAGCCAACCTCCGCCTCGTTGTGAGTGTTGCCAAGAAATACCAGAACCAGGGCCTTGAACTGCTCGACCTGGTTCAAGAAGGTGCCATTGGCTTGGAGCGAGCGGTCGACAAGTTCGACCCCGCCATGGGCTACAAGTTTTCCACCTATGCCTACTGGTGGATTCGCCAGGGCATGACGCGGGCCATCGACAACAGCGCCCGAACCATTCGCCTACCAATCCACATCAGCGAAAAGCTCTCGAAGATGCGTCGCATCTCCCGGGAGCTATCCCATCGCTTCGGTCGTCAACCGAATCGCCTGGAGTTGGCGAGTGCCATGGGAATCGAACCCCGAGAACTGGAAGACCTGATCTCCCAGAGCGCACCCTGTGCGTCGCTGGATGCCCATGCCCGTGGCGAGGAAGATCGCAGCACCCTGGGCGAATTGATCCCAGATCCCAACGGTGAAGAGCCGATGGAAGGGATGGATCGCAGCATCCAGAAGGAACATCTGGGGGGCTGGCTGTCGCAGTTGAACGAGCGCGAGCAGAAGATTCTGCGGTTGCGGTTCGGTCTTGGCGGTGAAGAGCCTCTAACCCTTGCGGAGATCGGTCGTCAGATCAATGTGTCCCGTGAGCGCGTGAGGCAACTCGAGGCCAAAGCGATTCTCAAGCTGCGCGCCATGACCAATCACCAACAAGCCGCCTAAGCAACTTGCTTTCCATCACCGGACCCATCGCCATCCTCTCCTGGATGGCGATGGTGATAGCAGCTGCCGTGGTGTGTCGTCGCCTCAGGCCGAACCAACGGGAACTCAGTCGAAAAGTTGTGCACATCGGAACCGGGGCCGTGGTTCCTTTGGCCTGGGTCTTTCAGATTCCTTTCGTGGTCGCCATCCCTGTTGCGGTGGTGATCACCCTTGCCACGACGATCAATCACCGATGGCGCTTCATCCCCGCCGTTGAGGATATCAATCGCAACAGCTACGGCACGATCGCCTACGGGATAGCGATCACGACCCTGCTCCTGCTCTTCTGGCCAACCCGAGCCGATGCTGTTTCCGCAGGGGTTCTTGCCATGGCCCTGGGAGATGGCCTTGCAGGATTGATCGGCCGCGGCGTTGACTCACCAAAGTGGGTCCTCTTTGGTCAGACCAAATCAACTGTCGGCACCATGACCATGGCGTGTGTCACGGGCCTAGTGCTGATCGGTCTGGCGCATTGGTCAAGGGCTGACCTACCCCTGCCAGCAGCCCTCAGCATGGTGGCCATCGCAACCGGTCTGGAACAGCTCAGCTGGCGCGGACTCGACAACCTCAGCGTTCCCCTCAGCGTTGGAGTGATGTGGAGTCGACTGGTGGTCTGATCTCAAGCAGTGACCGTCTGTTTGCGACTGGCAACGGCCGCGGCCAGATCATCCAGCAGGGCTTCGGTGGTCTCGAGGCTGATGCAGGCATCCGTGACGCTCTGGCCGTACGTCAGCTGCGTCAGGTCGGCGCTGAGCTTCTGATTGCCTTCCACCAGATGGCTCTCAATCATCACGCCCATCACGTGGCTGGAGCCACCCCGCAACTGCTCGGCAACGCTGGCCAGCACCTCCGCTTGTCGGCGGAAGTCCTTGTTGCTGTTGGCATGGCTGCAATCCACCATCAGTCGATCCTGCAGACCGGCCTGGCTCAACTCCGCCGCGGCTGCCTGCACGGCCTCCAGGTGGTAATTGCTGCCACGGCTGCCTCCGCGCAGCACGAGATGTCCATAGGGATTGCCCGTGGTGCTGACGATCGAAGCATGGCCCTCACGATTGATGCCGAGAAAATGATGCGGCTTCGAGGCAGCCTGCATGGCATTGATCGCAATCGTGGCGCTGCCGTTCGTACTGTTTTTGTAGCCGATCGGCATCGACAGACCAGAGGCCATTTCGCGGTGGGTCTGACTCTCGGTCGTCCTTGCACCGATCGCGGTCCAACTGATCAGATCGGCGATGTACTGCGGAACCACGGGATCGAGCAGTTCCGTTGCAGCGGGCATTCCCTCACGCGCGAGATCGAGCAGCAATCCCCGGGCCCGACGCAGTCCCGTGTTGATGTCGTAAGAGTCATCGAGATGGGGATCGTTGATCAGTCCCTTCCAGCCGACCGTGGTCCGAGGCTTCTCGAAGTACACCCGCATCACCACATCCAACTGATCCTTCAGGCGCTCGCGAATGGGTGCCAAGAGCTGGGCATAGTCGCGGGCTGCTTTGACATCGTGAACGGAGCAGGGACCCACCACCACCAGCAGGCGGTCATCTCGACCGCTGAGAATGTCCTGGATGCGCTGGCGGGCGGATGCCACGGTCTCAAGCGCTGCCGCATCCATGGGCAGCTCCTGATGCAGCACCGCAGGGGCAACCAGGGGACGTGTCTCCACCACATGCAAATCGGAGGTGGTGGCCATGGGTGGACGCGAGACTCCGACCAAGGCTACGCACCCTGCTAACTGTCAACAGACACGGTCCGGAAGAATGGTGAGAGTCCCTGAACAGAGATCTCCATGCTGAGCGCTTACCGCGAGCTGGCCGCCGCCCGGGAAGCCCAGGGCGTTCCCGCTCTTCCGCTCAACGCCGAGCAGACCCAGGGACTGACCGCACTGCTTCAGAACCCGCCTGCCGGTGAAGAGGCGTTCCTGCTGCACCTGCTGAGCGAACGGATCCCCCCGGGTGTGGATGAAGCCGCTTACGTGAAGGCCACTTGGCTCAGCGCCGTGGCTCAGGGAGAAGCCACCAGTCCCCTGGTGTCACCGCTGGAAGCCACGCGGCTGCTGGGGACGATGGTGGGTGGATACAACGTGGCCGCCCTGATTGAGCTGCTGAAACACCCCGACGCTGCTCTGGCCGGCTGTGCTGCAGAGGGACTCAGCCGAACGCTGCTTGTTTACGACGCGTTCAACGAAGTGATGGATCTGGCGGCAGACAACCGCTTTGCCCAACAGGTTGTGGACAGCTGGGCAGCAGCCGAGTGGTTCA
The Synechococcus sp. PROS-U-1 DNA segment above includes these coding regions:
- a CDS encoding RpoD/SigA family RNA polymerase sigma factor is translated as MGIPLESSGTTQQSSRKEPALPSTGRRPSARQGGRLATDSIGFYLSSIGRIPLLTAAEEIELAHHVQEMKQLQELPEEEQTSRHRHKIRMGKRARDRMMAANLRLVVSVAKKYQNQGLELLDLVQEGAIGLERAVDKFDPAMGYKFSTYAYWWIRQGMTRAIDNSARTIRLPIHISEKLSKMRRISRELSHRFGRQPNRLELASAMGIEPRELEDLISQSAPCASLDAHARGEEDRSTLGELIPDPNGEEPMEGMDRSIQKEHLGGWLSQLNEREQKILRLRFGLGGEEPLTLAEIGRQINVSRERVRQLEAKAILKLRAMTNHQQAA
- a CDS encoding diacylglycerol/polyprenol kinase family protein, whose protein sequence is MLSITGPIAILSWMAMVIAAAVVCRRLRPNQRELSRKVVHIGTGAVVPLAWVFQIPFVVAIPVAVVITLATTINHRWRFIPAVEDINRNSYGTIAYGIAITTLLLLFWPTRADAVSAGVLAMALGDGLAGLIGRGVDSPKWVLFGQTKSTVGTMTMACVTGLVLIGLAHWSRADLPLPAALSMVAIATGLEQLSWRGLDNLSVPLSVGVMWSRLVV
- a CDS encoding 3-deoxy-7-phosphoheptulonate synthase, which translates into the protein MATTSDLHVVETRPLVAPAVLHQELPMDAAALETVASARQRIQDILSGRDDRLLVVVGPCSVHDVKAARDYAQLLAPIRERLKDQLDVVMRVYFEKPRTTVGWKGLINDPHLDDSYDINTGLRRARGLLLDLAREGMPAATELLDPVVPQYIADLISWTAIGARTTESQTHREMASGLSMPIGYKNSTNGSATIAINAMQAASKPHHFLGINREGHASIVSTTGNPYGHLVLRGGSRGSNYHLEAVQAAAAELSQAGLQDRLMVDCSHANSNKDFRRQAEVLASVAEQLRGGSSHVMGVMIESHLVEGNQKLSADLTQLTYGQSVTDACISLETTEALLDDLAAAVASRKQTVTA